Within the Halarsenatibacter silvermanii genome, the region CAGGCTTATAACGCTCAAAAGATGCGATTTCCCCGATCCGAAATTGCCCTCGATGAAGTAACCCCCTCCCTCACCGCTGCTTACATCTCCAAAAAAAGCGGTCAGGATCCTCTCCACTTCGCCGGTGAGCAGGAAGCTGTCGGTTAAAAACTGCCTCAGCTCGGGATCATCCCGGTCCGAGAGCTGAACAACAGTCCTCACCTCGGGCACCCGGACCAGCTCTTCAATTTTCGTTCCGGAAATCGCCTCCTCATTCATTCTCATCACTTTCCCTGGCATTGTTGAGCTTTTTGATTGTGCCGTAAAGATTTTCAAAACCGGGGTTATCCCTGATAATCTCCTGAAAAAAATCGCCGCCCTCTTCATAAAGCTCCAATTTCTGAAAGATTTTCATCAGCATAGAACGGGTGTAATAATCGCCCGGATCCTGGCGGAAAGCCTCTTTTAGGTGAGGCAGAGCTTCTTCATGCCGGCCGTCTTTGTAAAGACACTGTCCCAGCCGCTGGCGCGCATATTGATTATCAGGATCGAATTCAAGTGAGCGGCGGTAAGCCTCAGCAGCACCGCTCAAATCCTCCATCTCCTCGCGATATTCAGCCAGAAGGGCCTGCAGATGAGGATTTTGTCGATGTTTCTCCAGCCGGAGCAAATTCTCGAGTTCTTCCACAGCCCTGGCCGGCTTCTCATCTTTAAGCTTCAGCTTTATCTTTTCTTTGAAGGCAAACTGATCCTCCGGACTTTCATCCAGATACTGCTGATAAAATTCTTCTGCTGTGCTTTCATCCCCCATCTTTTCGTACAGCGAGGCAGCCAATTTCTGCAGATATTCATGGTCCGGCTCTTTCTCCAGCCATTCTTCCAGCAGCTCACGCGCTTTTTCAAACTTCTCCTGTTTCATCAGCGTGCGGATCAACCGCTGGGCGGAATAGACATTATTGCGGTGCCGGTGAGCAGCTCGAAAATGTTCACAGGCCCGGTCAAAATCGCGCTTGCTGTATGCTATATTGCCCAGCACCAAAAGCGCCCGCCCGCTTTCAGGTTTTTCAGCAAGAATCTCCCGGGCCAGTTCTTCCGCCCGGTTGAACTGGCGCTGACGATAAAGCAGATCAGCCAGGCTGGCCCGCAAAAAGTTATTTTTCGGAAACTTATTCAGGCCCTGCTCCAGCCGGCGGCGGGCCTCATCCAGGTCCCCCTGACGTTTTAACTCCACGGCTTTTTCCACTATTTTCTTTACCCGCTCAAATTCGCTTCCGCTCATAATTATCCCCTCTATAACTGGAATCTTCAGGATTGGCCTCCAAACCTTCTGTCAGAAGCTTTTACAGTTCCCGGGCCAGATCGAGCTTCTCCCAGGGCGGTATGGGGGATGAGTCATCCTCCAGCACCGTACCGAAATGGCCGTAGGTGCAGTACTGCTTGTAGATCGGGCGGAATAAATTGAAGTAATCGATAATCCCCCGGGGAGAAAGATCTATATAGCTCAAAATTTTCTCGTCCAGATCCGCAGGCATCTCGACGTCAGCCGGTTCAAAATCAAAATTAATCGCCACTGGTTCGGCAACCCCAATAGCATAGGATATTTCCACCTGGCAGGAGTGCAGCTGCGGATAGGCATGGAGAATATTTTTGGCCAGATAACGAGCAGCATAAGCTCCCGAGCGGTCGACCTTGGTGGGATCCTTGCCGCTGAAAGCGCCGCCGCCCACCGGCACCGAAGGTCCGTATTGATCGACCACTATTTTTCTCCCCGTCACGCCAGCATCGGCCTTGGCCGATCCGATAATGAAGCTGCCGGCCGGATTGATATGCAGCGTGGGATCCTCGGCCAGATATTCGCCGATGACATCGGCTATAATTTCCCGGGCATCCTGCCGCCATGCGTCGAGATAACCCTCATCATGCTGGGCGGAAATCACCACGTCCGTAACTGCCCTGGGTTTGCGAGAATCAGGGTCATATTCGACCGTGACCTGGCACTTG harbors:
- the metK gene encoding methionine adenosyltransferase: MSLRRTAESVSAGHPDKICDRISDAILDDIIRYDSGEPRVACETMANTGMVIIAGEITTDCYVDIHSIVRRELKNLGYVEDGHSLGFRADDVAVLPSIDEQSPDIAAGVGQEEAGELGAGDQGIMVGYAVRDSEDYMPLSAHLSHKLIKTVQDIRRSDEINYLKPDGKCQVTVEYDPDSRKPRAVTDVVISAQHDEGYLDAWRQDAREIIADVIGEYLAEDPTLHINPAGSFIIGSAKADAGVTGRKIVVDQYGPSVPVGGGAFSGKDPTKVDRSGAYAARYLAKNILHAYPQLHSCQVEISYAIGVAEPVAINFDFEPADVEMPADLDEKILSYIDLSPRGIIDYFNLFRPIYKQYCTYGHFGTVLEDDSSPIPPWEKLDLAREL
- a CDS encoding tetratricopeptide repeat protein, yielding MSGSEFERVKKIVEKAVELKRQGDLDEARRRLEQGLNKFPKNNFLRASLADLLYRQRQFNRAEELAREILAEKPESGRALLVLGNIAYSKRDFDRACEHFRAAHRHRNNVYSAQRLIRTLMKQEKFEKARELLEEWLEKEPDHEYLQKLAASLYEKMGDESTAEEFYQQYLDESPEDQFAFKEKIKLKLKDEKPARAVEELENLLRLEKHRQNPHLQALLAEYREEMEDLSGAAEAYRRSLEFDPDNQYARQRLGQCLYKDGRHEEALPHLKEAFRQDPGDYYTRSMLMKIFQKLELYEEGGDFFQEIIRDNPGFENLYGTIKKLNNARESDENE